A stretch of the Vigna radiata var. radiata cultivar VC1973A chromosome 9, Vradiata_ver6, whole genome shotgun sequence genome encodes the following:
- the LOC111242488 gene encoding probable disease resistance protein At1g15890 translates to MVSIVSDLAKSTLEKLINATIEESRYICCFTCITDDFEKEKENLKAKKETWEEYARVATRRGDNIRKDVTHWQKQAKELIEEDTKMKVKCFFGWCPNCIWQYSRGKELESKTEKIKKLMECNFENVGITRDVPDIEYHSSQNYVSFKSRKLKFEELFNALKDDNNYMIGLQGMGGIGKTTLAKEVGKELKKSKCFNQVIDTTISNSPYIKRIQDEIAGPLGLSFENCTESERARKLMGRLTNADKILLILDDVWGNISFGEIGIPFKDNHNNCKILVTTRYIRACNEIGCEKIIQLDILPEEEGWILFQKYAGLSDNSSKSILYKGRKISKECKGLPIAIEIIASSLKGTLPLEEWDLALKSLQKSMHVHYDDESLRKIYTCLKYSYDNMKDQTTKKLFLLCSMFREDEEISEELLVRLAKGATLIEKIDDDDSYDECGKKVIVAKYKLIDSCLLLNCKSGRVKMHDLVREMALWIVNEEIVAVNTSKKNEMTMVEKGKDIKYLLCEGKISDLFSSKFDGSKLDILIVNMNDHGPVEVPNSFFENIPGLQVLILSNNRYKRAILSLPQSIQLLTNIKSLYLKQFSLGDISILGNLQTLETVEFVKCGMDELPREIGKLVKLKLLKLNYCRFERSNVFEVIKSYSSLEELHLVTTYDNKIFKDCHLELPNYQRFCIGEHFRDIYPEWFLRNSLDVDNAMEIFSEETLKNLVQKAEILRLRGPIGVWKNLIPDIIFPEDESTNNLMEIALEDNSELTCLIDNNDSLVQSALSRLVTLELEGMKNLKEICNGPLPSEFLKNLETFHLNDCIHLQGALFKSKISLCNLKTLSIRSCPMLTSLFELSTTQSLLSLETLHIMSCEQLKSIIRDENKWKDSGEEIVDTHNNNKSTISIFPNLTTLYVYECRLLHFVLPVTQKIPKLESITIRNCDGLKYLFGRYQHEHEEEDLHQELKDVIFTSLKYVYLDNLPNFVDIFQKCDESFCSLKKSTSKDETKGKIESKSRKYKVLHWTHKYKSKWRTTKIPYDSKDQLQDSSLSMVNEAHANDVIAQYMRVELENMSLNDTSKILFTLQNVTELHINRCT, encoded by the exons ATGGTGAGCATTGTATCTGATTTGGCAAAGTCAACTCTGGAGAAATTGATTAATGCAACAATAGAAGAATCACGTTATATTTGTTGCTTCACATGCATTACTGATGActttgaaaaggaaaaggaaaatttgaAAGCAAAAAAGGAAACATGGGAAGAGTATGCTCGAGTGGCAACTAGAAGAGGTGATAACATACGAAAAGATGTCACACATTGGCAAAAGCAAGCTAAAGAACTTATTGAAGAAGACACcaaaatgaaagtgaagtgctTTTTTGGATGGTGTCCTAACTGTATATGGCAATATAGTAGGGGGAAGGAATTGGAAAGCAAGACAGAGAAGATTAAAAAACTGATGGAATGCAACTTTGAAAATGTTGGAATCACTCGTGATGTTCCTGACATTGAATATCACTCTTCACAAAATTACGTTTCTTTCAAAAGTAGAAAGTTGAAATTTGAAGAACTTTTTAATGCCTTGAAAGATGACAACAACTATATGATTGGATTGCAAGGGATGGGGGGCATAGGTAAAACAACATTAGCAAAAGAGGTGGGTAAGGAGCTTAAGAAGTCAAAATGTTTTAATCAAGTTATTGATACTACAATATCAAATTCCCCTTATATAAAAAGGATTCAAGATGAGATTGCAGGACCGTTAGGATTGTCATTCGAGAATTGTACTGAATCAGAGAGGGCTAGAAAGTTGATGGGTAGATTAACCAATGCTGACAAAATTCTTCTAATTCTAGATGATGTGTGGGGAAATATCAGTTTTGGAGAAATAGGTATTCCATTTAAGGACAACCACAATAATTGTAAAATTCTTGTGACCACTCGCTATATAAGAGCATGCAACGAAATAGGATGTGAGAAGATAATTCAACTTGATATCTTACCAGAGGAAGAAGGATGGATATTGTTCCAAAAGTATGCTGGTTTAAGTGATAATTCCTCTAAAAGTATTCTTTATAAAGGTCGCAAAATTTCAAAAGAGTGTAAAGGATTGCCAATTGCAATTGAAATTATTGCCAGTAGTTTAAAGGGCACACTACCTCTGGAAGAATGGGATTTAGCCTTAAAATCCTTGCAGAAGTCCATGCACGTACACTATGATGATGAAAGTTTGAGAAAAATTTATACATGTCTAAAGTATAGTTATGACAATATGAAAGATCAAACAACCAAGAAATTGTTCCTTTTATGTTCTATGTTTcgagaagatgaagaaatatCTGAAGAACTTTTAGTCAGACTTGCTAAAGGGGCAACTCTCATTGAGAAAATTGATGACGATGACAGTTACGACGAATGTGGTAAGAAAGTTATTGTGGCAAAATATAAACTGATAGATTCATGTTTACTATTGAATTGTAAATCTGGAAGAGTAAAAATGCATGACTTGGTTCGTGAAATGGCATTGTGGATAGTTAACGAGGAGATTGTGGCAGTGAATACATCTAAGAAGAATGAAATGACAATGGTTGAAAAGGGGAaggatattaaatatttattatgtgaaGGAAAAATCAGTGATTTGTTTTCCTCCAAGTTTGATGGATCTAAACTTGATATTCTTATTGTCAACATGAATGACCATGGTCCTGTGGAAGTCCCAAATTCATTCTTTGAAAACATACCAGGGCTTCAAGTTttgattttatcaaataatCGATATAAGAGAGCAATTTTATCATTGCCTCAGTCAATTCAATTGTTGACCAATATCAAATCTTTATACCTCAAACAATTCTCATTAGGTGACATCTCGATTCTTGGAAACCTACAGACCCTTGAGACTGTCGAGTTTGTTAAATGTGGAATGGATGAATTGCCTAGGGAGATTGGAAAATTGGTGAAACTTaaattattgaagttgaatTATTGTCGTTTTGAAAGGAGCAATGTATTTGAAGTGATTAAAAGTTAttcttcattggaagagttgcATTTAGTAACcacttatgataataaaatttttaaagattGCCATCTAGAGCTTCCTAACTATCAAAGGTTTTGTATAGGGGAACATTTCCGGGACATATACCCTGAATGGTTTTTAAGGAATTCCCTGGATGTGGATAATGCTATGGAAATTTTTTCTGAGGAGACATTGAAGAATCTAGTGCAAAAAGCAGAAATTCTTAGATTAAGGGGACCTATAGGAGTATGGAAAAATCTCATACCTGATATTATTTTTCCTGAAGATGAATCTACGAATAATCTAATGGAGATTGCTTTGGAAGATAATTCAGAACTCACATGCCTAATTGACAATAATGATTCTCTTGTGCAAAGTGCCTTATCCAGGTTGGTTACGCTTGAACTTGAAggaatgaaaaatttgaaagaaatatgCAATGGACCCCTTCCCTCtgaatttctaaaaaatttagaaacattCCATCTAAATGATTGCATACATTTGCAAGGTGCATTGTTTAAGAGCAAGATCTCCCTCTGCAATCTTAAAACCTTGTCTATCCGGAGCTGTCCAATGTTGACATCTCTTTTTGAGTTGTCGACCACACAAAGCCTATTGTCGTTGGAGACATTGCACATAATGTCTTGTGAACAATTGAAAAGTATAATAAGAGATGAAAACAAATGGAAAGATTCTGGAGAAGAAATAGTTGATACTCATAATAATAACAAGAGTACTATTTCAATATTTCCAAATTTAACCACTCTTTATGTCTACGAGTGTCGCCTGTTACACTTTGTACTTCCGGTGACTCAAAAAATTCCAAAACTTGAAAGTATTACAATACGCAACTGTGATGGGTTAAAATACTTATTTGGCCGATACCAACATGAGCATGAAGAGGAAGATTTACACCAAGAATTAAAAGACGTCATATTCACATCTCTAAAATATGTTTATCTAGATAACTTGCCTAATTTTGTGgacatttttcaaaaatgtgatGAGTCCTTCTGTTCTTTGAAGAAGTCAACTTCCAAAGATGAGACCAAAGGAAAAATAGAATCAAAGTCCAGAAAATATAAGGTTTTACATTGGAcccataaatataaaagtaaatggaGAACTACCAAAATTCCTTACGATTCCAAGGATCAATTGCAAGACTCTTCTCTCTCAATG GTAAATGAGGCCCATGCAAATGATGTTATTGcacaatacatgagagtggaacTGGAAAATATGTCATTGAATGATACATCCAAGATTCTTTTTACTCTACAAAACGTTACTGAGTTACATATTAATAG GTGCACTTAG